In one uncultured Desulfovibrio sp. genomic region, the following are encoded:
- a CDS encoding phage tail assembly chaperone: MNEVEIQGTVYKIGKLNAFAQMYVLKRAAPVLGKLQGVLGTLQLALDDAKLGDGKDAKLAEVLGSLGATIGELPDESLEYVCNAALDVVDMRQAGGGWAPVRSKGQLMYPEMDLLTMLSLTAHVLKDNLTTFFRALPALQGPGQEPKTT, encoded by the coding sequence ATGAATGAAGTTGAAATCCAGGGCACTGTTTACAAAATCGGCAAACTCAACGCCTTTGCGCAGATGTACGTGCTTAAGCGCGCCGCCCCGGTGCTTGGCAAGTTGCAGGGCGTACTGGGCACGCTACAGTTGGCGCTTGACGATGCCAAGCTGGGCGACGGTAAGGATGCCAAGCTGGCTGAAGTCCTTGGCTCTTTGGGCGCGACCATCGGCGAGCTGCCGGACGAAAGCCTGGAATATGTGTGCAATGCCGCTCTGGACGTGGTGGATATGCGCCAGGCTGGCGGCGGCTGGGCACCCGTGCGCAGCAAGGGGCAGCTCATGTACCCGGAAATGGATCTGCTCACCATGTTGTCCCTGACGGCCCACGTGCTCAAGGATAACCTGACCACTTTTTTTCGCGCACTCCCGGCGTTGCAAGGGCCGGGACAGGAACCGAAGACGACGTAG
- a CDS encoding phage protein yields MGFAYSFLDVHAAISGPGGNFPLSGDRAGIAQEGLTIVPTGDQNTMTVGADGSVMHSLLADSSGTVTVNLLRTSPVNRQLQEMYNYQRQSSANWGRNTITVRDVARGDTATCQEVAFAKQPEKPFAKEGGTRQWTFHSGKINIQDGSGTPEIS; encoded by the coding sequence ATGGGATTCGCATATTCTTTTCTTGATGTTCATGCGGCTATCAGTGGCCCTGGCGGGAACTTCCCGCTTTCGGGTGACCGGGCGGGCATCGCCCAGGAGGGCCTGACCATCGTCCCCACCGGCGATCAAAACACTATGACCGTGGGGGCAGACGGTTCCGTCATGCATAGCTTGCTGGCAGACTCCAGCGGCACTGTTACGGTTAATCTGCTGCGCACCAGCCCCGTAAACAGACAGTTGCAGGAAATGTATAATTATCAACGTCAGAGCAGCGCCAACTGGGGCCGTAACACCATAACCGTGCGCGATGTGGCACGCGGCGACACCGCGACTTGCCAGGAGGTGGCTTTCGCCAAACAGCCGGAAAAGCCCTTTGCCAAAGAAGGTGGAACGCGGCAATGGACGTTCCACTCAGGCAAAATCAATATCCAGGACGGCAGCGGCACGCCGGAAATCTCTTAG
- a CDS encoding DUF3383 domain-containing protein — MATKALAVDRVVNVTINLQALAASRRNFGVLLIVGSSDVISASERIRSYTGIDGVAADFGVEAPEYLAAELFFSQSPRPAILQIGRWLKQPTSAMLRGGILTAEEAALAQWTGVSDGSLTVHVAGATHEVSGLDFRAVTNLNAVASAISAKVAANGVACAWDGERFTLTTKATGPDATLTYCTDATAGGTALAAKLKLTEATALAPLDGQTEETIKQCVVELADRGDWYGLAIADASLTVDDHLIVAQYIQAASKSRIYAATITDTRVLDAAYTDDLASRGKALKLSRLFPAYSTNKYASISAIGRAFTVNFSANRSTITLKFKQLPSVEAEGLTETQANTLAAKRCNVFAAYNNDTAILQEGVMSGDAWFDEIHGTDWLQNAVQTELWNLLYQSKTKIPQTNSGVHQLITCIENVLDQAVNNALVAPGTWNGDGFGQLERGDYLPKGYYVYSEPIELQAQSEREKRVAPPIQCAIKLAGAIHSVDVAINVNR, encoded by the coding sequence ATGGCAACAAAGGCACTCGCCGTTGACCGCGTGGTCAACGTCACCATTAATTTGCAGGCCCTGGCCGCCAGCCGCCGCAACTTTGGCGTGCTGCTGATTGTGGGCAGCTCCGACGTTATTTCGGCCAGTGAGCGCATCCGCAGTTATACAGGCATTGACGGCGTTGCGGCAGATTTTGGAGTGGAAGCACCGGAATATCTGGCGGCGGAACTGTTCTTTAGCCAATCGCCGCGCCCCGCAATTTTGCAGATCGGTCGCTGGCTCAAGCAGCCCACCAGCGCCATGCTGCGCGGCGGCATCTTGACCGCCGAAGAGGCGGCGCTTGCGCAGTGGACAGGCGTCAGTGACGGCAGCCTGACTGTGCATGTGGCTGGGGCCACGCATGAGGTGTCTGGCCTGGACTTCCGGGCCGTCACCAATCTCAATGCCGTGGCATCGGCCATCAGTGCCAAGGTTGCCGCCAATGGCGTGGCCTGCGCCTGGGACGGCGAGCGTTTTACGCTCACGACCAAGGCCACAGGGCCGGATGCGACGCTCACATATTGCACGGACGCCACTGCCGGGGGCACTGCCCTGGCGGCAAAACTTAAACTGACCGAAGCTACGGCCCTTGCTCCTCTGGATGGCCAGACGGAAGAAACCATCAAGCAATGTGTTGTTGAGCTGGCTGACCGGGGCGATTGGTACGGTCTGGCCATTGCCGACGCCAGCCTGACTGTCGATGATCATCTGATCGTGGCCCAGTACATCCAAGCGGCTAGCAAGAGCCGTATTTACGCGGCCACTATCACGGACACCCGCGTGCTTGATGCCGCCTACACGGATGATCTGGCCAGCCGGGGCAAGGCACTTAAACTGTCACGTTTGTTTCCGGCGTACAGTACCAACAAATATGCCTCCATCAGCGCCATAGGCCGGGCGTTTACAGTCAATTTTTCGGCCAACCGCAGTACTATCACGCTCAAATTCAAACAGCTCCCAAGCGTGGAAGCCGAAGGTCTGACGGAAACCCAGGCCAATACTCTGGCCGCCAAACGCTGCAACGTGTTTGCCGCCTACAACAACGATACGGCAATCCTTCAGGAGGGCGTCATGAGCGGCGATGCCTGGTTTGACGAGATCCACGGCACGGACTGGCTGCAAAACGCAGTGCAAACCGAGTTGTGGAACCTGCTGTATCAGAGCAAGACCAAGATCCCGCAGACCAACAGCGGCGTGCATCAGCTTATCACCTGCATCGAAAACGTGCTGGATCAGGCCGTAAACAATGCCCTGGTTGCCCCCGGCACCTGGAACGGCGACGGCTTCGGCCAACTGGAGCGCGGCGACTATCTACCCAAGGGCTATTACGTCTATTCAGAACCCATCGAACTGCAAGCGCAGAGCGAGCGCGAAAAGCGCGTGGCTCCGCCTATCCAGTGTGCCATAAAACTGGCCGGAGCTATCCACTCTGTGGATGTGGCCATAAACGTAAACAGGTAA
- a CDS encoding DUF4054 domain-containing protein → MDIAAFRDSFPQFTAELVPDARVQFHLTVAGKLLPAKRWDDLLDQGLGLYVAHQLTLELEVLKAQGGTGGIDAAAGPVTAETKTVGSMSHAVTRAGASGQGSALVNAGQYNNTIYGQQLWQLMQIVGAGGLMA, encoded by the coding sequence ATGGACATCGCCGCCTTTCGTGACTCTTTCCCGCAATTCACGGCGGAGCTGGTGCCGGACGCGCGCGTACAGTTTCACCTCACCGTGGCGGGCAAGCTGTTGCCCGCCAAACGGTGGGACGATCTGCTGGATCAGGGCTTGGGTTTGTATGTTGCCCACCAGCTCACGCTGGAGTTGGAGGTGCTCAAAGCCCAGGGTGGCACGGGCGGCATTGACGCCGCTGCCGGTCCGGTGACGGCAGAGACCAAGACCGTGGGCAGTATGTCCCATGCGGTAACACGAGCCGGTGCATCTGGTCAGGGCAGCGCCCTGGTCAATGCCGGGCAGTACAACAACACAATCTATGGCCAGCAGCTCTGGCAGCTCATGCAGATTGTAGGCGCAGGCGGGTTGATGGCATGA
- a CDS encoding DUF2184 domain-containing protein produces MFTLDKKTIRDAGAFFVGELERLDQTIHNPLAVVTWGRDIDLRDDVTLGDELSSFTNSSFAAAGGIYANGINWVGKDSTAIAGMAVSIDKTSKPLRLWGQEIGFTVQELAAAQRVGRPIDLQKFDGLKLKNQMDIDQMVYLGDDVVGATGLCNNASITPLTVAKTWATSTPLEILASINSVLETAWAQSGYAILPDRLLVPPTAMSKLTQPITDAGSMSILQYVREQCLCNSVNGRPLDIAPVKHLAGAGVGKKDRMVAYTKDRQYVRYPLVPLQHTPVEYRGLYQITTYYAALGELEFVYAETVAYADGI; encoded by the coding sequence ATGTTTACGCTTGATAAAAAAACTATCCGCGATGCTGGCGCATTTTTCGTCGGTGAGCTGGAGCGGCTGGATCAGACGATCCACAATCCCCTTGCCGTGGTCACCTGGGGCCGGGATATCGACCTTCGCGACGACGTGACCTTGGGCGATGAGCTGAGCAGCTTTACAAACTCCTCCTTTGCTGCCGCTGGCGGCATCTACGCCAACGGCATCAACTGGGTGGGCAAGGACAGCACAGCCATTGCCGGCATGGCCGTGAGCATCGACAAAACCAGTAAGCCCCTGCGCCTGTGGGGCCAGGAGATCGGGTTTACCGTGCAAGAACTCGCAGCCGCCCAACGTGTGGGCCGCCCCATCGACCTGCAGAAGTTTGACGGTCTTAAGCTCAAAAACCAGATGGACATCGACCAGATGGTCTACCTGGGCGACGATGTGGTGGGGGCCACCGGGCTGTGTAACAACGCGTCCATCACCCCCCTGACAGTGGCAAAGACGTGGGCAACCTCCACCCCCCTCGAAATATTGGCCAGTATCAACAGTGTGCTGGAGACTGCCTGGGCACAAAGTGGCTATGCCATATTGCCGGACCGCCTGCTGGTGCCGCCCACGGCCATGAGCAAATTGACCCAGCCCATCACGGACGCTGGCAGCATGAGCATACTGCAGTATGTTCGGGAGCAGTGCCTGTGCAACTCTGTCAACGGTCGTCCGTTGGACATTGCCCCGGTTAAACACCTGGCGGGCGCTGGTGTGGGCAAAAAAGACCGCATGGTGGCTTACACCAAGGATCGCCAGTATGTGCGCTATCCCCTGGTGCCCTTGCAGCACACGCCCGTGGAATATCGGGGGCTGTACCAGATCACCACCTACTATGCGGCCCTGGGCGAGCTGGAGTTTGTGTACGCCGAAACTGTGGCCTACGCGGACGGCATCTAA
- a CDS encoding DUF2213 domain-containing protein, with product MRIYTTAKLSENISRTPEGYLLCKGAALARTGTMAYLPEEVSPEIVKGFSGDQVLITRDAAEVFRPATLASFEGKPFTLDHPDEDVSPDNWSELAHGFATNVRRGDGRQQDLMLADILITEAEAIDAVLHDGMRELSCGYDCDFEVIRPGVGRQINIMGNHVALVDHGRAGARCKIKDQRETPMTPKKTKKLSWADKMRRLLKDAEAEEANAPQDEDTPPPQDEDNPVATTDDDVAASLEEIKLMLRTLVEALKPQDTDEDPQAQDEDPDQSAQDEDDPQQDEDPDQSAQDEDDPQQDEDLPVKSADRKPGRMADAATVRSAKRMGLLGCRVGDNAIVVRRAALGMACRNPNTRRIVDSVLGGKAIANATAAEVRAAFAAVGVLTGAGNNRRTVDSLSSPGAGGRKGPITPADINKLNAAYYGKGGK from the coding sequence ATGCGCATCTATACCACTGCCAAACTCTCCGAAAACATCTCGCGCACCCCCGAAGGCTACCTGCTTTGCAAGGGGGCTGCCTTGGCGCGCACTGGCACAATGGCTTACCTGCCGGAAGAGGTGTCGCCGGAAATCGTCAAGGGGTTCAGCGGCGATCAGGTGCTTATTACCCGCGACGCTGCTGAAGTCTTCCGGCCTGCTACGCTGGCCAGTTTTGAAGGCAAGCCCTTCACCCTGGACCATCCGGATGAAGACGTATCCCCCGACAACTGGTCAGAGCTGGCCCACGGATTTGCAACCAACGTGCGCCGAGGTGACGGCCGCCAGCAGGATCTGATGCTGGCCGACATCCTGATTACCGAGGCCGAGGCCATTGATGCAGTACTGCATGACGGCATGCGCGAGCTGTCGTGCGGGTATGATTGTGATTTTGAGGTAATCCGGCCCGGCGTGGGACGGCAAATCAATATTATGGGCAACCATGTGGCGCTTGTAGACCACGGCCGGGCCGGGGCGCGCTGCAAAATCAAAGATCAAAGGGAGACCCCTATGACCCCCAAAAAGACAAAAAAGCTCAGCTGGGCGGATAAAATGCGCCGCCTGCTGAAGGACGCGGAAGCCGAGGAAGCCAACGCCCCGCAGGACGAGGATACACCTCCCCCGCAGGATGAGGACAATCCCGTGGCCACCACAGATGACGACGTGGCCGCCAGCCTGGAAGAAATCAAGCTCATGTTGCGTACCCTGGTGGAAGCTCTCAAGCCGCAGGACACGGATGAAGATCCGCAGGCCCAGGACGAAGACCCGGACCAGAGCGCCCAGGACGAAGACGATCCCCAGCAAGACGAAGATCCGGACCAGAGCGCGCAGGATGAAGACGATCCCCAGCAGGACGAAGACCTCCCGGTCAAAAGCGCAGACCGCAAGCCCGGACGCATGGCCGACGCCGCCACTGTGCGCAGTGCCAAACGCATGGGGCTGTTGGGCTGCCGCGTAGGTGACAACGCGATCGTCGTGCGTCGCGCCGCGCTGGGCATGGCATGCCGCAACCCCAATACCCGCCGTATCGTGGACAGCGTTCTTGGTGGCAAGGCCATCGCCAATGCCACCGCTGCCGAAGTGCGGGCCGCGTTTGCCGCTGTGGGGGTGCTGACCGGTGCGGGTAACAACCGCCGCACGGTGGATAGTCTTTCCAGCCCGGGCGCTGGCGGCAGAAAGGGGCCGATTACGCCCGCCGACATCAACAAGCTCAACGCCGCGTACTACGGCAAAGGGGGCAAGTAA
- a CDS encoding DUF6883 domain-containing protein — protein MATLQPNNPAPWPGLAWTWTDAATARAGVFTPSRAAERSYERTLRSLAGQISQVLTNHRPQDAEDILRTYAETITPWAQQSAANMLDGVARGNLDQFRRMASRMGLDMRMFLAGDPIGQIVAQRIEANTALIKSLPLEAAMRAGALAHEGLTSGMRAEDMAAELASIGGTTMSRARCIALTEVSKASTALTQARAGSVGSDGYIWRSVRDGATRPSHRAMEGKFVSWDSPPTLDGMTGHAGEFPYCRCYPEPVIPKGDDTRKTFAVSSLPTQTQEQASGEQKLFTQWEKSQGAEVVRHVPGAPLYNVERAQLDMGKLSAYALDPDHPRGGDKARVFASALGLGPQDAGWLRDQVMQQLPTVAALVKPGTEYGQRFDALVPVTGRNGRTVAVKTVWQYDYTDGGIRTAPRLITMYVDR, from the coding sequence ATGGCAACGCTGCAGCCCAATAATCCCGCACCCTGGCCCGGCCTGGCCTGGACGTGGACCGATGCCGCAACGGCCAGGGCCGGAGTGTTTACGCCCTCGCGCGCGGCGGAGCGCAGTTATGAGCGCACTCTGCGCAGCCTGGCTGGGCAGATATCTCAGGTGCTGACCAACCACCGGCCCCAGGACGCCGAGGACATACTGCGTACCTATGCCGAAACCATCACGCCCTGGGCGCAGCAAAGTGCTGCAAACATGCTGGACGGCGTAGCGCGCGGCAATCTTGATCAGTTCCGGCGCATGGCCTCGCGCATGGGCTTGGATATGCGCATGTTTCTGGCGGGCGATCCCATTGGCCAGATCGTGGCCCAGCGCATTGAAGCCAACACAGCTTTGATAAAGAGCCTCCCTTTGGAGGCGGCTATGCGCGCGGGTGCGCTGGCTCACGAGGGGCTGACCAGCGGCATGCGGGCCGAGGACATGGCGGCAGAGCTGGCCAGCATTGGCGGCACCACCATGAGCCGGGCGCGCTGCATCGCGCTGACCGAGGTCAGCAAGGCCAGCACGGCGCTGACCCAGGCTCGGGCCGGATCAGTGGGGAGCGACGGCTACATTTGGCGCAGCGTGCGCGACGGGGCCACACGCCCCAGCCACCGGGCGATGGAGGGCAAATTTGTGTCATGGGACAGCCCGCCAACACTGGACGGCATGACTGGCCACGCCGGAGAATTTCCGTATTGCCGCTGTTACCCTGAGCCGGTTATCCCAAAAGGTGATGACACACGTAAAACTTTTGCCGTCAGCAGTTTGCCCACGCAGACCCAGGAACAGGCCAGCGGGGAGCAAAAGCTCTTCACCCAGTGGGAAAAGAGCCAGGGGGCCGAAGTTGTCCGCCATGTGCCAGGCGCACCACTATATAATGTCGAGCGGGCGCAACTGGACATGGGCAAATTGTCGGCCTACGCGCTTGACCCTGACCATCCGCGTGGCGGCGATAAGGCACGCGTGTTTGCATCGGCCCTGGGGCTTGGCCCACAGGATGCGGGATGGCTGCGTGACCAGGTCATGCAGCAGCTGCCCACCGTGGCAGCTCTGGTCAAGCCCGGCACGGAATACGGGCAACGGTTTGACGCCCTCGTGCCAGTTACCGGGCGCAACGGCAGGACAGTTGCGGTCAAGACCGTATGGCAGTATGATTACACGGATGGCGGCATACGCACCGCCCCACGGCTTATAACCATGTATGTGGACAGATGA
- a CDS encoding DUF1073 domain-containing protein, with the protein MRDGFQNFAAKLGLGQDNMLAKSGYEQGTYLTRDRQQLDDMYRTSWLVGRTVNVVPEDMVRGGVDVRAQWDAGRTDELLREHRRVGCPGRLSDALKWGRLYGGALAVLLIDGDDLSTPLEIDSITEGSFLGLHVLDRWQVQPSSELISDLGPMLGYPEFYSVNTVGGMAGERIHHSRALRFVGVELPYQQRITEQHWGASVVEQMESRMLAYDSATEGSANLLYKSFLRVIGVDGLRSILAAGGKAEQALIRQFEMVRQMQSNEGITLLDKNDTFTTAGYSFAGVYDAMQAFAEQIAGATGIPLVRLLGQSPKGFSTGESDLRTYYDTIATLQDDDLRPALNVIFAVLSRHLWGESLPDGFSFEFESLMQPSELEKSQIATSDAQAVAALVQGGIITPSQGLAALRDSARVTGRFAGISDADIASAEKAEQAPPLPPLPPSQPKQSFAPLSMGNGNAAAQ; encoded by the coding sequence ATGCGCGACGGTTTTCAAAATTTTGCGGCAAAACTTGGACTTGGCCAGGACAACATGCTGGCCAAGAGCGGCTACGAGCAGGGAACATACCTGACTCGTGACCGGCAGCAGCTTGATGATATGTATCGCACCAGCTGGCTTGTAGGCCGCACCGTCAACGTGGTTCCCGAGGACATGGTGCGCGGCGGCGTGGACGTGCGCGCGCAGTGGGACGCTGGAAGAACAGACGAGCTGCTGCGTGAGCATCGGCGTGTGGGCTGCCCAGGGCGATTAAGTGACGCCCTCAAGTGGGGCCGCCTGTATGGCGGTGCGTTGGCCGTGCTGCTGATAGACGGCGATGACCTGTCCACCCCACTGGAGATAGACAGCATAACCGAGGGCAGCTTTTTGGGCTTGCACGTGCTGGATCGTTGGCAGGTACAGCCCAGCAGCGAGCTGATCTCTGACCTCGGCCCTATGCTGGGCTACCCTGAATTTTACAGTGTAAACACTGTCGGCGGTATGGCTGGCGAGCGCATACATCACAGCCGTGCCCTGCGTTTTGTGGGAGTTGAGCTGCCATACCAGCAGCGGATCACTGAGCAGCACTGGGGAGCCAGCGTAGTCGAGCAAATGGAATCTCGCATGCTGGCCTATGACAGCGCCACGGAAGGCAGCGCCAATTTGTTGTACAAATCGTTTTTACGGGTGATTGGCGTTGATGGCCTGCGGTCAATACTGGCGGCTGGCGGCAAGGCCGAGCAGGCGTTAATCCGCCAGTTTGAAATGGTCCGCCAGATGCAAAGCAACGAAGGTATCACTCTGCTGGATAAGAATGATACGTTTACGACTGCCGGTTATAGCTTCGCGGGTGTGTACGATGCAATGCAGGCCTTTGCCGAGCAGATAGCCGGGGCCACCGGTATTCCCCTGGTGCGCCTGCTGGGGCAAAGTCCCAAGGGCTTTTCCACGGGCGAATCAGATTTGCGCACCTACTACGACACTATCGCCACCTTGCAGGATGACGACCTGCGGCCCGCGCTCAATGTGATCTTTGCCGTATTATCCCGCCATCTGTGGGGCGAAAGTCTGCCGGATGGCTTCAGCTTTGAGTTTGAAAGCCTCATGCAACCGTCGGAGCTTGAAAAATCGCAGATTGCAACATCCGACGCCCAGGCCGTGGCCGCCCTTGTACAGGGGGGCATCATCACGCCCAGCCAGGGGCTTGCAGCCCTGCGCGACAGTGCCCGCGTAACTGGGCGTTTTGCGGGTATCAGCGATGCGGATATTGCCAGCGCAGAAAAGGCCGAACAGGCCCCGCCCCTGCCGCCTTTGCCCCCCTCGCAGCCCAAGCAATCCTTTGCACCATTGAGTATGGGCAATGGCAACGCTGCAGCCCAATAA
- a CDS encoding terminase large subunit domain-containing protein, which produces MDIAQPIIKFLPYQQAWLADNARFKIGMFARQTGKTFTTCAEIVDDCIQAEIKGSKVRWVILSRGERQAKEAIDEAIKPFCKAFYIVYAGLLKDRAYPVYYEGEFRAADNAVYKTQEVIFPGGSRITALPANPDTARGYSANVFLDEFAFHKDSRAIWKALFPVISKPGLKLRITSTPNGKDNKFYELWTNKDTVWAKHQVDIYSAVAQGLDRDIDMLKAALDDDDGWLQEYELKFLDEGSAWLTYDLITACEDENAGKPELYTGGACYIGNDIGARRDLWVSWVLEEVGDVLWTREISELSKAKFAEHDQEIARLNQVYNMAKLAMDQTGMGEKPVEDMTAEYGEGVVEGVILSSSRRLAIATAGKQRFEDRKIRIPAGNSILRADLHKLKKVSGDTGAPRLVADRDGIGHADRTWACFLAVAAAGGPDTLRTWEKLADG; this is translated from the coding sequence ATGGACATTGCCCAGCCCATAATCAAATTTTTGCCATATCAGCAAGCCTGGCTGGCGGATAATGCCCGTTTCAAAATAGGCATGTTTGCCCGCCAGACGGGCAAGACATTTACCACATGCGCCGAAATTGTTGACGACTGCATTCAGGCTGAAATCAAAGGCAGCAAGGTACGCTGGGTTATCCTTTCCCGTGGTGAGCGACAGGCCAAGGAAGCTATCGACGAAGCAATCAAGCCCTTTTGCAAAGCTTTTTATATCGTCTATGCAGGACTGCTAAAAGACCGCGCATATCCCGTTTATTATGAGGGAGAATTCCGCGCGGCTGACAATGCCGTTTACAAAACCCAGGAAGTCATATTCCCCGGTGGATCGCGCATCACAGCCCTGCCTGCAAACCCGGACACCGCCCGAGGCTATTCTGCCAACGTGTTTTTGGACGAGTTCGCGTTCCATAAGGATAGCCGTGCCATCTGGAAAGCCCTGTTCCCGGTTATTTCGAAGCCAGGGCTCAAGCTGCGCATAACCAGCACACCCAACGGCAAAGACAATAAATTTTATGAGCTTTGGACAAACAAGGACACCGTTTGGGCAAAGCACCAGGTGGACATCTATTCTGCGGTAGCTCAGGGCCTAGACCGCGACATTGACATGCTTAAGGCGGCCCTGGACGACGATGACGGCTGGTTGCAAGAGTATGAGCTGAAATTTCTCGACGAGGGCAGCGCATGGCTGACCTACGATCTTATCACCGCCTGCGAAGATGAAAACGCCGGGAAGCCGGAACTATACACAGGCGGCGCGTGCTACATCGGTAATGATATCGGTGCCAGGCGTGACTTGTGGGTTTCCTGGGTACTTGAAGAAGTTGGCGATGTGCTTTGGACGCGCGAAATATCGGAATTGAGCAAAGCCAAGTTTGCGGAGCATGACCAGGAGATTGCCCGACTGAACCAGGTTTACAACATGGCTAAGCTGGCAATGGACCAAACCGGCATGGGCGAAAAGCCTGTGGAAGACATGACGGCCGAATATGGTGAAGGGGTTGTGGAGGGGGTAATCCTGTCCAGCAGCCGTCGTCTGGCTATTGCCACCGCAGGTAAACAGCGATTTGAAGATCGCAAAATACGCATTCCTGCGGGAAACAGCATTTTACGGGCAGACCTGCACAAACTGAAAAAAGTCAGTGGTGATACGGGTGCGCCTCGCCTTGTGGCAGATCGTGACGGCATCGGACATGCAGACCGCACCTGGGCCTGTTTTTTGGCCGTTGCTGCTGCCGGAGGACCGGACACATTGCGTACATGGGAGAAATTAGCCGATGGTTAA
- a CDS encoding phage protein Gp27 family protein yields MARKSSVTRLSTDLRRQIDKALTDGRMTLDELHEFVLGKCAAVGADAPSRTALWRYSTNFSAAAQVMRENRDMARALAQELGPDSVEGEQGRLLVDMLRGLLFRTLQDRTGSPDAKFDAAEIDKIARSLKNLSQAMSLEADFAKRIREEERKKTLDEARDKLDAAAAGGLDPAVAQEARRVLGFE; encoded by the coding sequence ATGGCCCGCAAGAGCAGCGTCACCCGACTGTCGACTGATCTGCGCAGGCAGATAGACAAGGCGCTTACCGATGGCCGCATGACCCTGGACGAACTGCACGAGTTTGTACTGGGCAAGTGCGCGGCTGTTGGGGCCGATGCACCATCGCGCACGGCCTTGTGGCGGTACTCAACCAATTTTTCTGCCGCTGCCCAGGTCATGCGAGAAAACCGCGACATGGCCCGCGCTCTTGCGCAAGAACTCGGACCGGACAGCGTAGAGGGCGAGCAAGGGCGCTTGCTGGTGGACATGCTGCGCGGTCTGCTGTTCCGCACTCTGCAAGATCGGACTGGATCTCCTGATGCAAAATTTGACGCCGCCGAAATAGACAAGATCGCACGCAGCCTCAAGAACCTGTCTCAAGCCATGAGTCTGGAAGCGGACTTTGCCAAGCGCATACGCGAGGAAGAACGCAAAAAAACGCTTGATGAGGCGCGGGATAAACTGGACGCGGCTGCTGCTGGTGGTCTTGATCCCGCTGTGGCCCAGGAAGCCCGCCGCGTCCTCGGATTTGAGTGA
- a CDS encoding ArsR family transcriptional regulator: MSHNEEFQRRIVEDRRLVILRYLDEEDDGRMSVSLMTDALEIMSHRVPRTTVLADAGYLEGLGLLCVEYVGSVPILRLTGRGADVAKGLIEVPGVKKPARGE; this comes from the coding sequence ATGTCGCATAACGAGGAATTCCAGCGTCGCATTGTGGAGGACCGCCGCCTGGTGATCCTGCGCTACCTGGACGAGGAGGACGACGGCCGCATGAGCGTGAGCCTCATGACCGATGCGCTGGAAATCATGAGTCACCGCGTGCCGCGCACCACTGTACTGGCAGATGCTGGCTATCTGGAAGGTCTGGGTCTGCTGTGCGTCGAATACGTGGGCAGCGTACCCATTCTGCGCCTGACCGGGCGCGGTGCCGATGTGGCCAAGGGGTTGATTGAAGTGCCCGGCGTCAAAAAGCCCGCGCGCGGGGAATAG
- a CDS encoding DUF2730 family protein gives MTLWEIFWKYGWAFALALQLLGLWVNWSLSRQFVTHAFFAAYSKGMDERFKQIELRQAEADNVHTQIAATLAALPTAKDMHRLEVGLTSIEGSVKASQAEVRGLASGVNRIERVVDILTESHIGGK, from the coding sequence ATGACTCTCTGGGAAATTTTCTGGAAATATGGCTGGGCGTTTGCCTTGGCACTGCAACTCTTGGGGTTATGGGTCAACTGGAGTCTGTCCCGGCAGTTTGTAACACACGCATTTTTTGCCGCTTACAGCAAAGGCATGGATGAGCGCTTCAAGCAAATCGAATTACGTCAAGCTGAAGCTGATAACGTGCATACCCAGATTGCGGCAACACTTGCAGCTCTCCCCACAGCGAAGGATATGCATCGCCTAGAAGTAGGCCTTACGTCTATTGAGGGGTCCGTAAAAGCCAGCCAAGCGGAAGTGCGCGGGCTTGCCAGCGGTGTGAACCGCATTGAACGAGTCGTAGATATCCTTACGGAATCTCATATTGGAGGAAAGTAA